AACTGGCGCGTGTCGATGCGGTGCTTCCGCTCGTGGTCGGCAAGGTCGATATCCTCGTCGTCGGCAACGAACCCTATATCGAAAGCCGCGAGCAGGACCGCGACCTCGATCTCAACGCCTTTTACGAGGCGATGACAAAGCGCGTGATCGACTATCGCGCCAAGGCGTGCCCCGGCGACTGCAAGACCCGCCTCTATATGGGCGCGCTCAACCGGATGGATCTCAAGAAGAACCAGACCGCGTCGACCGAACGCTGGATGGCGTTCGTCAAGGCGACGCCCGAGCTCGACGGGGTCAACATCCACCCGCATATCCCGGCGATCGAGGCGTCGAAGCCCTTCCTCGACTATATCCTGCCGCGCATGCGGTCCGAGCAGACATTCATCGTCACCGAATTTTCGCTCATCTGGTGGTGGCAGCAGAATATGAAGGGCGTCGTCGCGCCGGCCTTTGCCGACAAATATCAGGCACCGCGCACCGCGCAGAACTGGCAGATCATCAAGGCGGCGCTCGAAACGCCGTTCCCCAAGGCGCAATGGGACGACTTCCTGCGGATGAGCCCGTGGTTCGAGAACCGCAAACATTATGTCGCGAACCAGATGAAGATGTTCCGCGACACCGGCCGGCTCGCAGTCGCGACCTATGGCTTCAAGCAGGGACGTTCGATGTCGAACAATTTCGGTCCCGACAAGACGCCGTGGCTGATCAACAGCGTGTTCGCGCCGGCGACGATCCGCAAGAATGCGGACGGCAGCGCCGCGCCCAACTATACGATATTCGACGACTTCAAGGCGCTCCAGAAGGGTAAATGACCGTGCAGATGAAGACCTGGATCACCGGCCTGACGCTGGCGGCGCTGTCGCTGGCGCCGTCGGCCGAAGCGCAACAGAAGCTGAAGAGTGCCGTCGCCGACGATATCTTCGCCGACCACCCGTCGATGGACAAGAATGCGACGGTGATGCCCGCCGCAGACGCCAAGCCGGTTGCCGCGATCTTTGCCGAACGGCCGATCGGCGACGCGTCGGTCGCGCGGCTGCCGGGGGGCGGGTGGATCCTCACCGGCACGAGCCTGCGTAGCGGCGCGCGGCACGGCGTCGAACTGTGGACCTCGCCCGACGCGGCGACATGGACGCGCATCGGCCCGGCCAGGATTTCGGGCGAGGGCATCGCGCCCGGCGACGTGTCCGAACGCTATCTAGCCCCGTCTGTGACGGTTGCGGGCGACAAGCTGTATCTGGCTTTTTCCGACAAGACCGGTTGCGCGCGCGTCGCGACGGGGCTTGCGGCGCAGCCGGGGGGTGCGTTCAAGGCTTCGCCGTGCCTCGTTGATGGTGCGTCCGACGTGTCACTGTTCGTCGATACGGACGGCACCGGCTATCTACTCTGGGGTGGCGGCTCGATTGCGAAGCTGGCTCCGGGTTTCGGCAAGCTCGCCGAAGCGCCGCGCTTCCTCAAACCCGATCAGGCGCTGTTCGCCAAGCATCCGCCGGTCGGCAAGGATTGGCCGGTACGCACCCGCGTCGGCACGCGCGGCGCGGCGATGGTCCGCGACGGCGACCGCTATGTCCTTGCCGCGAGCGAGGTCACGGGACGGATGCGCACCGCGACCGAGGATTTGTTCGTGGCAGAGGCGCCAACGCCCTACGGTCCGTTCACGATGCGCGCGCTCGCGGTGCCGCACGCCGGCCGCGGGTCGCTGGTGCGGCTCGACGATGATCGGCTCGCCGCGGTCTATAACCCCAAATGCGACGATGGCTTTGCGATGTTCTGCGAACAGGTCGGGCTTGTGCCACTCGAACGCGCGCCCGACGGGCGGCTGCGGCAGGCGGCGTCGGTGATCACCGAGGACAGTGCGGTCGCCGCGCGCAAGGCGCTGGTGACCAGCGAGACGATGCGCGACCCTTCGGTGACGCTCGGCGGCGACGGCTTCTACTATCTCGTCGGCACGCTCGACGGCTATGGCTATCACAAGCCCGATGGCGGGGTGAAGCTATGGCGCTCGTCGGACCTCAAGCAGTGGGACGAGGTCGGCTTCATCTGGAAGTGGGAGGGCATGGGCTATGATTTCGGCAAGAATATCGCCGAGCTCTGGGCGCCCGAGATCATGTGGTCGGCGCGCGACAAAACCTATTATCTCGCCTTTTCGGTGATGGAGAAGGGCGTCGGCGGCAAGACCTGGCTCTATCGCTCGACGACCGGGAAGGCCGATGGGCCTTATGAAAATGTCACCAAAAGCTTCTTCGTCAAAGGCATCGACGGCTTTCCGTTCGAGGATGACGACGGCCTTTATTTCCTGTGGGGCGGTGGCAGCATCGGAAAACTCAACGCCGCGCGCAGCGGCTTCGAGGGGCCGGTGCGCAAACTTGTCGACGCCGACGGCGACCATGTCGGTTATGAAGGAAACGGGCTGATCAAGGCGAACGGCGTCTATTTCCTGACCGGCGCCGAATGGCACGGGCCGCTGCGCACGCATGGCACCTACGACATGATGTACGGCACCTCGAAGAGCCTGTTCGGTCCCTATACGCAGCGCCGCATGGGGGCGCCGCACGGCGGCCATGGCACGGCATTCCGCGATAAGCAGGGTCGCTATTGGTACACGATGTTCGGCAACGACCCGACCGCGCCCTGGCGTATGCACTTCGGGCTGGTGCCGATCGATATCGGCGATACCGAATCGATCGGCATCCCGCGGATCGGCGCCGCGCGCGACTAGGTGCGCCCCTCACTATTTTCGTCTGCACACCCAAAGGCCCGCCGTCCCTTTCAAA
This genomic interval from Sphingopyxis chilensis contains the following:
- a CDS encoding family 43 glycosylhydrolase, producing the protein MTVQMKTWITGLTLAALSLAPSAEAQQKLKSAVADDIFADHPSMDKNATVMPAADAKPVAAIFAERPIGDASVARLPGGGWILTGTSLRSGARHGVELWTSPDAATWTRIGPARISGEGIAPGDVSERYLAPSVTVAGDKLYLAFSDKTGCARVATGLAAQPGGAFKASPCLVDGASDVSLFVDTDGTGYLLWGGGSIAKLAPGFGKLAEAPRFLKPDQALFAKHPPVGKDWPVRTRVGTRGAAMVRDGDRYVLAASEVTGRMRTATEDLFVAEAPTPYGPFTMRALAVPHAGRGSLVRLDDDRLAAVYNPKCDDGFAMFCEQVGLVPLERAPDGRLRQAASVITEDSAVAARKALVTSETMRDPSVTLGGDGFYYLVGTLDGYGYHKPDGGVKLWRSSDLKQWDEVGFIWKWEGMGYDFGKNIAELWAPEIMWSARDKTYYLAFSVMEKGVGGKTWLYRSTTGKADGPYENVTKSFFVKGIDGFPFEDDDGLYFLWGGGSIGKLNAARSGFEGPVRKLVDADGDHVGYEGNGLIKANGVYFLTGAEWHGPLRTHGTYDMMYGTSKSLFGPYTQRRMGAPHGGHGTAFRDKQGRYWYTMFGNDPTAPWRMHFGLVPIDIGDTESIGIPRIGAARD